From Calothrix sp. PCC 6303, a single genomic window includes:
- a CDS encoding peptidoglycan-binding protein has product MWCGFTRSGVNFATACLLAVGVVTYNISDTTAQNSNVNPVRQRNYTNQEFRSVLRGLGYKIKVSGDPLTDTEAKAAVKEFQTGYRLKPVDGIAGPQTQNYAAGIVRILNANLNVVMKPKSPLPRSRFYGEQTEAMIKEFQKKFQLSETGIADLAVRQKLDQEAKVILGATPAVPSTKPSPSTKPSRTTKPKVKPTPAVTPTPVTTITPAPEASPTATPSPEETSTPEAAPTATPTPTSTPTKPAAK; this is encoded by the coding sequence ATGTGGTGTGGATTTACTAGATCTGGAGTTAATTTTGCTACTGCTTGTTTACTTGCAGTGGGCGTTGTTACTTATAACATATCTGATACAACTGCTCAAAATAGTAATGTTAATCCCGTTCGTCAAAGGAATTATACAAATCAAGAATTTCGTAGTGTATTACGGGGACTTGGTTACAAAATTAAGGTATCTGGCGATCCACTAACTGATACAGAAGCTAAAGCAGCAGTTAAAGAATTTCAAACTGGGTATAGATTAAAACCAGTTGATGGGATTGCTGGTCCCCAAACTCAAAATTATGCTGCTGGTATAGTCCGGATTTTGAATGCGAATCTGAATGTGGTGATGAAACCAAAGTCTCCTTTACCTCGTAGCAGGTTCTATGGCGAACAAACTGAGGCAATGATTAAGGAATTTCAAAAGAAATTTCAGTTGTCGGAGACGGGAATTGCTGATTTGGCTGTGCGACAAAAGCTAGATCAAGAAGCTAAAGTTATTCTTGGTGCTACTCCGGCAGTGCCGTCAACTAAGCCTTCACCATCCACAAAGCCTTCGAGAACCACTAAGCCTAAAGTTAAACCAACTCCAGCAGTAACGCCAACTCCTGTCACCACAATTACACCCGCACCGGAAGCCAGTCCCACGGCAACACCGTCTCCAGAAGAGACTTCAACTCCAGAAGCGGCTCCAACAGCAACACCAACTCCAACTTCAACTCCAACAAAACCAGCGGCTAAGTAG
- the rimP gene encoding ribosome maturation factor RimP encodes MAHPLVPQIIEIATPVAAELGFEVVGAVFHTNQRPPVLRVDIRNPQADTGLDDCEKMSRALEVSLDVAEIIPDAYILEISSPGISRQLTTDREFTSFKGFPVIISTSPAYEGQQDWVGQLIRRDDIKIYLNQKGRVVEIPRDQITKVQLDERR; translated from the coding sequence ATGGCTCATCCGTTAGTCCCACAAATTATCGAAATAGCAACACCAGTAGCAGCAGAACTGGGATTTGAAGTCGTTGGCGCGGTTTTTCATACTAACCAACGTCCACCTGTATTGCGGGTAGATATCCGTAACCCACAAGCCGACACAGGTTTGGATGATTGTGAAAAGATGAGTCGTGCATTAGAAGTCTCCTTAGATGTTGCGGAAATTATTCCAGATGCCTACATATTAGAAATTTCCAGTCCCGGAATTTCACGACAGTTGACCACCGATAGGGAATTTACCTCTTTTAAAGGATTCCCTGTTATTATCAGCACTTCCCCTGCCTACGAAGGACAGCAAGACTGGGTTGGTCAATTAATTCGTCGGGATGACATAAAAATTTACCTAAACCAAAAAGGACGCGTGGTAGAAATTCCCCGTGACCAAATCACCAAGGTGCAATTAGATGAGCGCCGCTAA
- the nusA gene encoding transcription termination factor NusA has translation MSMVNLDGLKELIETISRERNLPRLAVQSAIREALLKGYERFRRAQNLEHKQFEDEYFNNFDVQLDIDDEGFRVVATKTIVEEVINSDHEIALKEVQEMGGEEAQLGQEVVLDVTPDKKEFGRMAAMQTKQVLAQKLRDQQRQMVQEEFQDLETTVLQARVLRFERQSIILAVSSGFGQTEVEAELPKREQLPNDNYRANATFKVYLKKVSQGQQRGPQLLVSRADAGLVVYLFANEVPEIEDEVVRIVAVAREANPPSRYVGPRTKIAVDTLDRDVDPVGACIGARGSRIQVVVNELRGEKIDVIRWSPDPATYIANALSPARVDDVRLMDPETRQTHVLVAEDQLSLAIGKEGQNVRLAARLTGWKIDIKDKAKYDYEGEDAKFAAARIQHAVDMAAEDEEFEEDEEFEEDEEFTIASETSPKFEESEEFADKNQQESADNAIFDTDNDK, from the coding sequence ATGTCAATGGTGAATTTAGATGGATTAAAAGAGTTAATCGAAACTATCAGCCGTGAACGAAACTTACCACGTTTAGCTGTACAGTCAGCGATTCGTGAGGCATTGCTCAAAGGTTATGAGCGGTTTCGTCGTGCCCAAAATTTGGAACATAAACAATTTGAAGACGAATATTTCAACAATTTTGATGTTCAACTTGACATTGATGATGAAGGGTTTCGAGTTGTTGCCACCAAAACCATAGTTGAAGAAGTAATCAACTCAGATCACGAAATTGCCCTGAAGGAAGTTCAGGAAATGGGGGGAGAAGAAGCACAACTAGGACAAGAAGTCGTCTTAGATGTCACCCCTGACAAAAAAGAATTTGGTCGCATGGCTGCTATGCAAACCAAGCAAGTACTGGCGCAGAAACTACGGGATCAACAGCGCCAAATGGTACAAGAAGAATTCCAAGATTTGGAAACCACTGTCTTGCAAGCAAGAGTGTTGAGATTTGAACGGCAATCAATCATTTTGGCTGTCAGCAGTGGTTTTGGGCAAACAGAAGTTGAAGCCGAATTACCTAAACGTGAGCAGTTGCCCAATGATAACTATCGAGCAAATGCAACATTCAAAGTTTACCTGAAGAAAGTTTCTCAAGGGCAGCAGCGTGGACCACAGTTACTAGTATCCCGTGCCGATGCTGGCTTAGTGGTTTACTTATTTGCCAATGAAGTACCAGAAATAGAAGATGAAGTAGTACGGATTGTTGCCGTTGCCAGGGAGGCAAACCCGCCCTCCCGTTATGTTGGACCCAGGACTAAAATAGCGGTAGATACACTAGATCGTGACGTTGATCCTGTGGGTGCATGTATAGGTGCTAGAGGATCACGGATCCAAGTTGTAGTCAACGAACTTCGCGGCGAAAAAATTGATGTGATTCGCTGGTCGCCAGATCCCGCAACCTACATTGCTAATGCCCTTAGTCCGGCACGAGTTGATGATGTCAGACTCATGGATCCAGAAACTCGCCAAACCCACGTCTTAGTTGCAGAAGACCAACTCAGTTTAGCAATCGGGAAAGAAGGGCAAAACGTCCGCTTGGCTGCGCGATTGACTGGTTGGAAAATCGATATCAAAGATAAAGCTAAATACGATTATGAAGGGGAAGATGCTAAATTTGCAGCTGCCCGCATCCAACATGCTGTAGACATGGCAGCAGAGGATGAGGAATTTGAAGAAGATGAAGAGTTTGAAGAAGATGAAGAGTTTACAATAGCATCAGAAACATCACCAAAATTTGAAGAATCAGAAGAATTTGCAGACAAAAATCAACAAGAGTCGGCAGATAATGCTATCTTTGACACTGATAACGATAAGTAA
- a CDS encoding YlxR family protein: MKPNYRRCNSCRKVGLKHEFWRIVRVFPSGQVQLDQGMGRSAYICQNQSCLTAAQKKNRLGRSLHATVPEALYQELWQRLAESQSQPQLLDIT; the protein is encoded by the coding sequence ATGAAGCCAAACTATCGGCGCTGTAATAGCTGCCGCAAAGTGGGTTTAAAGCATGAGTTTTGGCGGATTGTCCGCGTATTTCCATCTGGGCAGGTACAATTAGATCAAGGCATGGGGCGTTCTGCTTACATTTGCCAAAATCAGAGTTGTTTAACTGCGGCTCAGAAGAAAAACCGATTAGGGCGATCGCTACATGCAACAGTGCCAGAAGCTCTGTACCAAGAATTGTGGCAGCGCCTAGCAGAGTCACAATCTCAACCCCAATTGTTAGATATAACCTGA
- the infB gene encoding translation initiation factor IF-2, translated as MTNGKVRIYELSKELNLDNKELLAICDQLNIAVKSHSSTITESEAERIRSQAEKQAVTNVSSRQESGSSQKQNLQQAGSRNRPPVANKQQIIEIRKPKLLSNSSTNGADASGTNANQFSSSEANSLNPPPPRPLAPEVSSMKPSAPPTRPVPRNQSETASEPVSVNVDKNPARSQQVEKTVGEKTEKVPRPRPDKTPKPQLVAPPTRPAEPDSSTSTNIGNVANVASDAAPTEKPVLRREKSSNEGREEREHVVKPKVNRGGSEMPQSPSSKPSRPSAPVRSDQKPSRPSSGDNQRPSRPLRSGESPVSAIATPPRPMPPGTSRNIPGAAANDDDRSDIPTDVIELKRPTPPRLAKAGAKKWQEEEIDEKEKLGKLAPKGKRVKPIVEDDFDDDDLLDDEDAESLAALQVSNAIVRPPKPKSATKASQPIAAVTTQAVRTRKAAAASNKEQNQNRRREPEQKRDRPEKIVVYGPMTVQELADVLVVADTEIVRILFIKGMAVSITQNLDISTIQLIATELEVEVEVLEPVSEAIKNEMLELDDLDNLQRRPPVVTIMGHVDHGKTTLLDSIRKTKVAAGEAGGITQHIGAYHVDVEHNGKEQQVVFLDTPGHEAFTAMRARGARVTDIAILVVAADDGVRPQTIEAIRHAQAAEVPIIVAINKVDKEAAQPDRVKQELTQYNLTPEEWGGDTIMVPVSAIKGENLDTLLEMILLVAEIGELSANPNRPAKGTVIEAHLDKAKGAVATLLIQNGTLRVGDILVAGSVFGKVRAMVNDRSERVDIASPSFAVEVLGLSDVPAAGDEFSVFLVEKEARAIASQRADKIRQSRLMQGRVTLTSISAQAQEGELKELNLILKGDVQGSVEAIVGALKQIPQNEVQIRMLLSSAGEITETDIDLASASGAVIIGFNTTLASGARQAADEAGVDVREYNIIYKLLEDIQAALEGLLEPELVEEPLGTTEVRAVFPVGRGAVAGCYVQNGKLVRNCKVRVQRNGKVIYEGVLDSLKRMREDSREVNAGYECGVGIDKFNDWVEGDIIESYQLVTKRRTLTMTR; from the coding sequence ATGACCAACGGCAAAGTTAGAATTTACGAATTATCAAAGGAATTGAATTTGGATAACAAAGAGCTATTAGCAATTTGCGACCAGCTCAATATCGCGGTCAAAAGTCATAGTAGTACGATCACTGAATCCGAAGCAGAACGTATCCGGTCTCAAGCCGAAAAACAGGCAGTGACAAACGTCAGCTCAAGGCAAGAAAGTGGCAGTAGTCAAAAACAAAATTTACAGCAAGCAGGCTCCCGCAACCGACCACCAGTAGCAAACAAACAACAGATTATAGAAATTCGCAAACCCAAACTACTTAGTAACTCCAGTACCAATGGCGCAGATGCGTCAGGTACTAATGCAAACCAATTTTCTTCCTCTGAGGCTAATTCCCTGAATCCACCTCCACCCCGACCTTTAGCTCCAGAAGTTTCATCCATGAAGCCGTCGGCACCACCTACTCGACCCGTACCCCGCAATCAGTCCGAAACAGCATCGGAACCAGTATCAGTAAATGTGGATAAAAATCCCGCCCGCAGCCAACAAGTAGAAAAAACTGTTGGTGAAAAAACTGAGAAAGTTCCTAGACCCAGACCTGATAAGACTCCTAAACCTCAACTGGTTGCCCCACCCACTAGACCAGCAGAGCCAGACAGCAGTACAAGTACAAATATTGGCAATGTTGCTAATGTTGCCTCTGATGCGGCTCCAACCGAAAAGCCAGTTTTGCGTCGTGAAAAAAGTTCAAATGAAGGACGTGAAGAGCGCGAACACGTGGTTAAACCGAAGGTGAATCGCGGTGGCTCTGAAATGCCACAATCTCCTTCATCTAAGCCAAGTCGTCCTAGCGCACCCGTTCGCTCAGATCAAAAGCCGAGCCGACCGTCATCTGGTGACAATCAAAGACCTAGCAGACCCCTTCGTTCTGGGGAATCGCCAGTTTCAGCGATCGCTACACCACCTCGACCCATGCCACCAGGAACAAGTCGAAACATACCTGGCGCTGCTGCTAATGATGACGATCGCTCAGATATTCCCACAGACGTTATTGAACTCAAGCGTCCAACTCCGCCACGTCTTGCCAAAGCCGGTGCGAAGAAGTGGCAGGAAGAAGAAATCGACGAAAAAGAGAAGCTTGGTAAACTTGCTCCCAAGGGCAAGCGAGTCAAGCCAATTGTGGAAGATGACTTTGATGATGATGATTTGCTAGATGATGAGGATGCCGAGTCACTAGCAGCACTTCAAGTTAGTAACGCCATAGTTCGTCCGCCAAAACCAAAATCTGCTACAAAAGCTAGTCAGCCGATAGCAGCAGTAACAACACAGGCAGTTCGTACAAGAAAAGCCGCAGCTGCTAGCAATAAGGAACAAAATCAAAATCGTCGCCGCGAACCAGAACAGAAGCGCGATCGCCCAGAGAAAATTGTTGTCTATGGTCCGATGACAGTCCAAGAATTAGCAGATGTCTTGGTTGTTGCGGATACTGAAATTGTGAGAATTCTCTTTATCAAGGGTATGGCAGTTAGCATTACCCAAAATTTAGATATCTCCACAATTCAGTTGATTGCTACCGAGTTGGAAGTTGAGGTTGAGGTTCTTGAACCTGTTTCCGAAGCGATTAAAAATGAAATGCTGGAATTAGACGATTTGGATAACCTCCAACGTCGTCCACCAGTTGTAACCATCATGGGTCACGTTGACCACGGTAAAACAACCCTACTGGACTCCATCCGCAAGACAAAAGTGGCAGCAGGGGAAGCTGGTGGAATCACACAACACATTGGTGCTTATCATGTTGATGTGGAACACAACGGCAAGGAACAACAAGTTGTGTTCCTGGATACTCCTGGTCACGAAGCATTTACAGCAATGCGCGCTAGAGGAGCAAGGGTTACAGACATTGCCATCTTGGTTGTTGCGGCAGACGACGGTGTACGTCCACAAACCATTGAGGCAATTCGACATGCTCAAGCTGCCGAAGTACCAATTATTGTTGCCATCAACAAAGTTGATAAAGAAGCAGCACAACCTGACCGAGTTAAGCAGGAACTGACTCAGTACAACTTAACACCTGAAGAATGGGGTGGCGACACCATTATGGTACCTGTGAGTGCCATCAAGGGTGAAAATCTTGATACTTTGTTGGAAATGATTTTGCTAGTAGCAGAAATTGGAGAATTATCTGCAAATCCAAATCGTCCGGCGAAGGGAACAGTGATTGAAGCCCATTTGGATAAAGCAAAAGGTGCGGTTGCAACCTTACTCATCCAAAATGGAACCCTGCGAGTTGGCGATATTTTGGTAGCTGGCTCCGTGTTTGGTAAAGTTCGAGCAATGGTGAACGACCGAAGTGAGCGTGTAGATATTGCTTCTCCTTCCTTTGCTGTTGAAGTATTAGGTCTAAGTGATGTCCCTGCTGCTGGTGATGAGTTTAGCGTCTTCTTAGTTGAGAAAGAAGCTAGAGCGATCGCTAGTCAGCGTGCTGATAAGATTCGTCAGTCACGTTTGATGCAAGGACGCGTCACCCTCACCAGTATTTCTGCTCAAGCTCAAGAAGGCGAGTTGAAAGAACTCAACTTGATCTTGAAAGGCGATGTTCAGGGTTCAGTGGAAGCAATTGTGGGTGCCCTCAAGCAAATTCCTCAAAACGAAGTTCAAATTCGGATGTTGCTTTCATCAGCAGGTGAAATTACCGAAACTGATATCGACTTGGCATCTGCCAGTGGTGCGGTGATCATCGGTTTTAACACCACCCTTGCTAGTGGTGCGCGTCAAGCTGCCGATGAGGCTGGAGTTGATGTTCGTGAGTACAACATCATTTACAAACTCCTAGAAGACATCCAAGCAGCGTTGGAAGGTTTACTAGAGCCGGAATTGGTAGAAGAACCTTTGGGAACCACCGAAGTTCGTGCCGTATTCCCTGTGGGACGCGGTGCAGTAGCTGGTTGCTATGTTCAAAATGGTAAGTTAGTTCGTAACTGTAAGGTTCGTGTACAGCGGAATGGTAAGGTAATCTACGAAGGTGTCCTTGATTCCTTGAAGCGGATGCGCGAAGATTCACGGGAAGTCAACGCTGGTTATGAATGTGGTGTTGGTATCGATAAATTCAACGATTGGGTTGAAGGCGATATTATCGAGTCTTACCAGTTGGTAACTAAGCGTCGTACTTTAACGATGACAAGATGA
- a CDS encoding phosphoketolase — translation MTTTSQMVTDSPLTAEELRKINAYWRAANYLSVGQIYLLDNPLLQEPLKLEQIKPRLLGHWGTTPGLNFIYVHLNRIIKKHDQSIIYIAGPGHGGPGLVANTYLEGTYSEYYPNISQDKEGIKKLFKQFSFPGGIPSHVAPETPGSIHEGGELGYALSHAYGAAFDNPDQIIACVVGDGEAETGPLAASWHSNKFLNPVHDGAVLPILHLNGYKIANPTVLARISHEELESLFIGYGYKPYFVEGSDPETMHQLMAATLDTVIEEIKGIQREARVHGFTERPRMPMIILRSPKGWTGPKEVDGKKTEGSWRSHQVPFGELASKPEHIKLLSAWMKSYKPEELFDPNGKLMPELAELAPKGQFRMGDNPHTNGGILLKDLKMPNFQDYAIAVPKPGTVEVESTRVMGKFLRDVMKLNLENRNFRLFGPDETASNRLGDVLDVTDKTWGAQIIPEDDHLGIDGRVMEILSEHTCEGWLEGYLLTGRHGFLSCYEAFIHVIDSMFNQHAKWLTTTKDIPWRRPIASLNYLLTSHVWRQDHNGFSHQDPGFIDHVVNKKAEIIRVYLPPDANTLLSVTDHCLRSRHYVNVIVAGKQPELQYLDMDAAIKHCSKGLGIWEWASNDKGSEPDVVMACAGDVPTLETLAAVDFMRQHLPELKVRVVNVVDLMKLQTPTEHPHGLSDKDFDVIFTTDKPIIFAYHGYPWLIHRLTYRRTNHHNLHVRGYKEEGTTTTPFDMAVLNDLDRFHLVMDVIDRVPKLGASVAYVKQMLQDKLIEHRQYVTQHGEDMPEILDWIWKH, via the coding sequence ATGACAACCACCAGTCAGATGGTCACAGATTCTCCACTCACAGCAGAAGAACTACGTAAGATTAACGCTTACTGGCGTGCTGCTAACTATCTTTCGGTTGGACAAATTTACCTACTAGATAATCCCCTCCTCCAAGAACCGCTCAAACTTGAACAGATTAAACCCCGACTACTCGGTCACTGGGGAACCACACCCGGTTTAAACTTTATCTACGTCCATCTCAACCGCATCATCAAAAAGCATGACCAAAGTATCATTTATATCGCAGGTCCTGGTCATGGGGGTCCCGGATTAGTTGCCAATACTTACCTTGAGGGAACTTACAGCGAATACTACCCAAATATTTCCCAAGATAAAGAGGGGATCAAAAAACTCTTCAAACAATTTTCCTTCCCAGGTGGTATCCCCAGTCACGTCGCACCCGAAACCCCTGGTTCAATTCACGAAGGTGGGGAACTCGGTTACGCATTATCTCACGCCTACGGAGCCGCATTTGATAACCCCGACCAAATAATTGCTTGCGTCGTTGGTGACGGGGAAGCAGAAACAGGACCTCTAGCAGCAAGTTGGCACTCAAATAAGTTCCTTAACCCTGTACATGATGGGGCTGTTTTGCCAATTCTCCACCTCAATGGGTATAAAATTGCTAACCCAACTGTACTGGCACGTATCAGCCACGAAGAACTGGAAAGTTTGTTTATAGGTTATGGTTACAAACCTTACTTTGTAGAAGGTTCCGACCCAGAAACCATGCACCAACTAATGGCGGCAACATTAGATACAGTAATTGAGGAAATTAAGGGCATTCAACGGGAAGCTAGGGTGCATGGTTTCACAGAACGTCCGCGAATGCCGATGATTATTTTGAGAAGTCCCAAAGGTTGGACTGGACCAAAAGAAGTTGATGGCAAAAAGACGGAAGGTTCTTGGCGTAGTCACCAAGTTCCCTTTGGAGAGTTAGCAAGTAAGCCAGAACATATCAAACTTCTATCGGCATGGATGAAGAGTTATAAACCCGAAGAACTCTTCGACCCTAACGGCAAATTAATGCCGGAACTTGCAGAACTTGCACCCAAGGGACAATTCCGCATGGGAGATAACCCCCATACCAATGGTGGCATCCTCCTCAAAGATTTGAAAATGCCCAACTTCCAAGATTATGCCATTGCCGTTCCCAAACCTGGAACAGTGGAAGTAGAATCAACCCGCGTCATGGGTAAGTTTCTTCGGGATGTGATGAAACTAAACCTAGAGAATCGTAACTTTAGGTTATTTGGTCCCGATGAAACTGCTTCCAATCGTCTAGGTGATGTTTTAGATGTAACCGATAAGACTTGGGGCGCACAAATAATACCTGAAGATGACCATTTAGGAATCGATGGTCGAGTGATGGAAATTTTGAGCGAACATACCTGTGAAGGTTGGTTAGAGGGATATTTATTAACAGGTCGTCACGGTTTTCTTTCCTGCTATGAGGCATTTATCCACGTCATTGATTCGATGTTTAACCAACATGCCAAATGGTTAACGACAACTAAGGATATACCTTGGCGCAGACCAATTGCTTCCCTCAACTATTTGTTAACCTCACATGTCTGGCGACAAGATCATAACGGCTTTTCCCACCAAGATCCAGGTTTCATCGACCATGTAGTCAACAAAAAAGCAGAGATAATTCGAGTCTATTTACCACCTGATGCAAATACGTTACTATCTGTCACCGATCATTGTTTGCGAAGTCGTCATTATGTCAACGTGATTGTGGCTGGGAAACAACCTGAATTACAGTATTTAGATATGGATGCTGCCATTAAACACTGTTCCAAAGGTCTTGGTATTTGGGAGTGGGCAAGCAATGATAAAGGTAGCGAACCTGATGTTGTGATGGCTTGTGCGGGGGATGTTCCCACCTTAGAAACCTTGGCAGCAGTTGATTTCATGCGCCAGCACTTACCAGAACTAAAGGTACGAGTGGTAAATGTGGTTGACTTGATGAAACTGCAAACACCAACAGAACACCCGCATGGTTTATCTGATAAAGACTTTGATGTGATTTTCACCACCGATAAACCAATTATTTTTGCATATCATGGATACCCTTGGTTAATTCATCGCCTAACTTATCGTCGGACAAATCATCACAATCTGCATGTACGTGGATATAAAGAGGAGGGAACAACGACTACACCTTTTGATATGGCAGTCTTGAACGATTTAGACCGTTTCCACCTAGTTATGGATGTCATCGACCGTGTACCCAAATTGGGGGCTTCAGTTGCCTATGTGAAGCAAATGCTGCAGGATAAGTTAATTGAGCATCGGCAGTATGTAACTCAGCATGGGGAAGATATGCCAGAAATTCTTGATTGGATATGGAAGCATTAG
- a CDS encoding Crp/Fnr family transcriptional regulator, whose protein sequence is MFQPLETIIIFQKQAEPQVFAANQIIFEEGQPGDLMYGVLEGEVDISVNGKVAETIQSGDIFGSGVLVGIQNRTYTATAKTDCKLAFLDEKRFLFAVQETPTFALQVMRSYSQRLSRLEHQR, encoded by the coding sequence ATGTTTCAACCTTTAGAAACCATAATCATCTTCCAGAAGCAAGCAGAACCTCAAGTATTTGCAGCAAATCAAATTATCTTTGAGGAAGGACAGCCAGGGGATTTAATGTACGGTGTATTGGAAGGAGAAGTTGATATATCTGTGAATGGTAAAGTTGCTGAGACAATTCAATCTGGAGATATTTTTGGTTCTGGAGTACTAGTTGGCATTCAGAATCGGACATATACAGCAACAGCGAAAACCGACTGTAAACTTGCTTTCTTAGATGAAAAACGATTTTTGTTTGCCGTTCAAGAAACACCAACCTTTGCACTACAAGTGATGCGAAGCTACTCCCAACGCTTGAGTCGCTTAGAACATCAAAGATAA
- a CDS encoding acetate/propionate family kinase — MKILTFNAGSSTYKSCLYEITEGIPQEAPAPIWEAKVDWSHHQGTAEIQVKTATGGNLEEQISADSHSAIITHLLDTLCQGSTQVIQELGEIDVVGHRVVHGGRKYSESIKITAEVKNAIAHLSNIAPVHNPVNLEGIEVMEQHLDVPQIAVFDTAFHSHIPDAAAIYPGAYEWIQQDIRRYGFHGISYQYCTQRAAQILDQDINSLRIITCHLGNGCSLVAIKNGRSIDTTMGFTPLDGLMMGSRSGAIDPGILIHLLRQGNYTVEELDHLLNRDSGLKGISGISGDMRQIYHEIAQGNNRAKLAFDIYIHRLKSCIGSMIASLGGLDVLIFTGGVGENSAEVRSQVSDAFSFLGVEIDRQKNQQKPVDINISMPTSKVRLLVIHTQEDWQIACECWQCLN, encoded by the coding sequence ATGAAAATACTGACATTTAATGCAGGTTCTAGCACCTACAAAAGCTGTTTATATGAAATCACAGAGGGAATTCCCCAAGAAGCACCAGCACCAATTTGGGAAGCCAAAGTAGATTGGAGTCATCACCAAGGAACAGCGGAAATTCAGGTAAAAACTGCTACAGGTGGAAACTTAGAAGAACAAATATCAGCAGATTCCCATTCGGCAATTATTACTCATTTACTCGACACCCTTTGTCAAGGTTCCACCCAAGTCATCCAGGAACTTGGAGAAATTGATGTAGTTGGACATCGTGTTGTCCATGGTGGCAGGAAGTACTCTGAAAGCATAAAAATTACGGCAGAAGTGAAGAATGCGATCGCGCATCTTTCTAACATCGCTCCAGTCCATAACCCAGTGAATTTAGAAGGCATTGAAGTGATGGAACAGCACTTAGATGTCCCCCAAATCGCCGTCTTTGATACTGCTTTTCATAGTCATATACCCGATGCTGCCGCAATTTATCCCGGTGCTTACGAATGGATTCAACAGGACATTCGTCGTTATGGTTTTCATGGTATCAGTTATCAATATTGCACCCAGCGCGCAGCACAGATTCTTGACCAAGATATCAACTCCCTACGTATTATTACTTGCCATCTTGGTAATGGTTGTTCACTAGTCGCTATCAAAAATGGTCGCAGTATCGACACCACAATGGGATTCACACCCCTTGATGGCTTAATGATGGGCAGCCGCTCTGGGGCAATAGATCCAGGTATTCTCATCCATTTACTACGTCAAGGAAATTACACCGTTGAAGAACTCGATCACTTACTCAATCGAGACTCAGGCTTAAAGGGAATTTCCGGCATATCTGGAGACATGCGTCAAATCTATCACGAGATCGCACAAGGCAACAACCGGGCAAAACTCGCATTTGATATTTACATTCATCGTCTAAAATCCTGTATCGGTTCCATGATTGCCAGCTTAGGAGGATTAGATGTGTTAATTTTTACTGGTGGAGTTGGGGAAAATTCCGCAGAAGTCCGTTCGCAAGTTAGTGATGCTTTCAGCTTTTTAGGAGTAGAAATAGATCGTCAAAAAAATCAACAAAAACCTGTAGATATTAATATTTCTATGCCTACTTCAAAAGTACGACTTTTGGTAATTCACACTCAAGAAGATTGGCAAATTGCCTGTGAATGTTGGCAATGTCTAAACTAA
- a CDS encoding VOC family protein — translation MVDIGLTHIALPVSNIERSIKFYATYAGMQAIHRRSDIKTGIDVVWLCDKTRPFVIVLIETPLVQTVLSPLAHLGVGCKSREFMDHLCEKAQQEGVLLQKQQDSGYPIGYWAFLKDPDGHTLELSYGQEIGLTVEETP, via the coding sequence ATGGTAGATATTGGGCTGACTCACATAGCGCTTCCAGTTTCAAATATTGAAAGAAGTATAAAATTTTATGCTACCTATGCTGGGATGCAGGCTATTCATCGTCGTAGTGACATCAAGACAGGTATAGATGTGGTATGGTTGTGTGACAAAACTCGTCCTTTCGTGATTGTTCTGATTGAAACACCTTTAGTGCAGACTGTTCTATCTCCTTTAGCACATTTGGGAGTTGGTTGTAAAAGTCGTGAATTTATGGATCATCTTTGTGAAAAAGCACAACAGGAAGGTGTTTTGCTGCAAAAACAACAAGATTCTGGATATCCTATTGGATATTGGGCTTTTTTAAAAGATCCGGATGGTCACACCCTGGAATTATCTTATGGGCAGGAAATAGGATTGACGGTAGAAGAAACTCCGTGA
- a CDS encoding PCP reductase family protein has product MSDQITWTPEAEAKLKDIPFFVRPFARKKIETYAQENNFLPITVEIYEQAKKQFNQKHE; this is encoded by the coding sequence ATGAGCGATCAGATTACATGGACTCCCGAAGCCGAAGCAAAACTCAAAGATATACCTTTTTTCGTCCGTCCTTTTGCTCGGAAAAAAATTGAAACTTACGCTCAGGAGAATAATTTCTTGCCAATTACTGTGGAGATTTATGAACAAGCTAAGAAACAGTTCAACCAAAAACACGAATAA